Below is a window of Halogeometricum rufum DNA.
CCGCGGCGACCCCGAACGGGTGGCCGAACTCGCCGACGAGTTCGTCGCCGAGGGTGTCAACCCGGGAACGACGGCGGACGTCGTCTGCGCGGCGACGTTCGTCGCCCTCGAACGGGGGGTGGAGGTGTGAGCGGAGACGAGGGGTTCCCCGACGGGTGGCCGGTCGGACTCCGGGGGGTCACCGAGTCCGTGGTGACCACGCGCGGACCGAACGACCTGTGGAACGTCGCCGCCCTCGGACTGCACGCGCCCGACGAGGCGGCGGACCCCGTGACGGCGACGACGTGGGGCAACACCCGGACGCGGCGGAACTTTCACCGCCGGGGCGGCGGGGTGGTCCAGTTCGTCTCTGACCCCCGCGAGTTCGTCTCGGCGGCGATGACCGTCCGCGAGGAACCCGACCCGGTCCTCGACGCGGCGCACGCGTGGGTCGACGTCGAGGTGACGCGCGTCGACGGCGGCGAACGCGGCGGGACGCGCTGGGAGGAGTGGGAACTGCACCCGCGCGAGAGCGCCGTCGTCGAGACGACGGTGCCGACCGTCAACCGGGGGTTCGCCGCGGTGATAGACGCCACGGTGGCCGCCTCGCGACTCGACGTGGACGCCTACGACACCGACGAACTGCTCTCCCGACTGCGCTACTTCGCGGAGACGGTGGAGAAGTGCGGCGGCGACGCCGAGAAGGAGGCGTTCGCCACCGTCGAGAGGCTATCGGGGTGGCGGGAGCGACTCGAAGAGCGGTCCTGAGCGTCGCGCCGCGACGGGGACGGAACGAATCGTTTTAGTGCGCTCTGTGGATACTCTCGCGCATGGCTATCAAACCCAAGTACGTCAAGCAACTCGGGAAGCTCCTGCTGGAGAAGTACCCGCAGGCGTTCAACACGGACTTCGAGACGAACAAAGAGAGCGTGAGCAAGCTCACAAACGTCGAGTCGAAGGGTGTCCGAAACCGCATCGCGGGCTACATCACGCGAAAGAAGGGCGGCGCGCAGCAGCAGACGGCGTAGACGGGCGAACCGATTCTCGACGTCCTCGGGCCGTGAGCGACGGCACCGGCCGCGCCCGTCGGCCGCCGCGGGCTGCCGTTACGAGATTTCCAGCGTGCTGTCGCCGTCGCCGCCCTCGCCCGCGCCCTCGTCCCACTCCAACTCGAACTCGACGCTGAGTTCGCCCGGCCCGCCGGCCGGTCCCTCGCGTTCGGCCTTCACCTCGAACGTCGGCCGCGACGGCGGTTCCATCGTCACCGACTGTCCGCCCGCCGAGAGCGTGAGCGACTCCCCGGCGTCGAGGTTGTCGGCGACTTTCCGCAGGTACGCGGCGATTTCGCTTCGGTCCATCGAACTCTCTGATTTGAACAGCGTCTCTTCGGGCATGTGGGCTGTAGTTGGCTACGCGAACACATAAACGCGCCGTCAGCACGGGGGTGGCGAGCGGTCCCGGACGGCCGGTCAGAACCGGTCCGTCCGGCCGGCGGCCGCCCACCCGTCGCGCGGCGCGCCGTCGGGGACGCGCGCGGCGCGCCCGGTGACCGACGCCAACCGCCCGGCGAACCGCCAGCGCTCGCCGTCCCACGACTCCATCTCGCCCTCGGCGGCGGCCGCGGCGGCCGCGGCCTCCCTGTCGCGGAGGTGCGCGGCGACGGCGGCGGCGATGGCCGCCGCCTCGTCCTCGTCGGCCGTCTCCGGGATGGTGAGGCTCGCCTCCTCGA
It encodes the following:
- a CDS encoding DUF447 domain-containing protein yields the protein MSGDEGFPDGWPVGLRGVTESVVTTRGPNDLWNVAALGLHAPDEAADPVTATTWGNTRTRRNFHRRGGGVVQFVSDPREFVSAAMTVREEPDPVLDAAHAWVDVEVTRVDGGERGGTRWEEWELHPRESAVVETTVPTVNRGFAAVIDATVAASRLDVDAYDTDELLSRLRYFAETVEKCGGDAEKEAFATVERLSGWRERLEERS
- a CDS encoding 30S ribosomal protein S17e — encoded protein: MAIKPKYVKQLGKLLLEKYPQAFNTDFETNKESVSKLTNVESKGVRNRIAGYITRKKGGAQQQTA
- a CDS encoding amphi-Trp domain-containing protein, which encodes MPEETLFKSESSMDRSEIAAYLRKVADNLDAGESLTLSAGGQSVTMEPPSRPTFEVKAEREGPAGGPGELSVEFELEWDEGAGEGGDGDSTLEIS
- a CDS encoding acc operon protein, with translation MSRVEEASLTIPETADEDEAAAIAAAVAAHLRDREAAAAAAAAEGEMESWDGERWRFAGRLASVTGRAARVPDGAPRDGWAAAGRTDRF